The proteins below come from a single Eremothecium sinecaudum strain ATCC 58844 chromosome II, complete sequence genomic window:
- the VPS52 gene encoding Vps52p (Syntenic homolog of Ashbya gossypii ADR112W; Syntenic homolog of Saccharomyces cerevisiae YDR484W (VPS52)): MDTLKQLLNLKELEDGTSWSESPVATYLEDVKRNEVIVDPEMIKEVQELQLKENLVEQTLSEIIPPMKEYLNNFHTQLEVLTKDLSFIKGKSKELNRVLEDNSKKLAEISPLVNDLVISPEIVNQVLQEPVNASFTECLAYLIDKQEIYNQYKEKQTPVDFKELQEILQLLKAVCVEKSRKFIIARIKRLRQTEPISSQQIQAELLEVREIFHFIAQENLSLALELRQAYTYTIRWYYTVYFSRYIRSLTILKFVNVTDQFALGQGLSSSSSNHSYSTYLMGGRSLLGTFNNTWQSDQTIHQYFQVGKRLSILQLEDTAVMVSQIAENNNMPNYLEIGFKNLNLAILDNCSVEFMFLNDFFTLDANDSGAVRGLVEQIFKATFDNALKYTEQLIANTYDIFGVLISIRIVHYLQFEAQRRKLPVVDDFLNGHLLLLWPKFQKLVDFHCEKLRAVPPTTNVAQAQGYENDPLVSPHELTVQFSKFLNSMLMLSISEKIVIDEKAEPHYNSIIRIRDQFESVLNKCSKKSSSPEKFLFINYMYLLNALQQAGGTNQSDIEPLIIKDTREHLNTMVELYGKS; the protein is encoded by the coding sequence ATGGACACACTGAAGCAGCTGCTAAACTTAAAGGAGCTTGAAGATGGTACCAGTTGGTCAGAATCACCGGTAGCGACTTATCTGGAAGATGTGAAGAGAAACGAAGTGATAGTTGACCCTGAGATGATAAAGGAGGTTCAAGAATTACAGTTAAAAGAAAACTTAGTGGAACAGACCCTAAGTGAGATCATACCTCCCATGAAAGAGTATTTGAACAACTTTCATACACAATTGGAAGTATTAACTAAAGATTTAAGCTTTATTAAGGGTAAGTCTAAAGAGCTTAACAGGGTATTGGAGGATAACTCTAAGAAGCTTGCAGAAATTAGCCCACTGGTAAATGATCTCGTGATTTCGCCTGAAATAGTCAACCAGGTGTTGCAAGAACCGGTGAATGCATCTTTTACTGAATGTCTGGCGTATCTAATCGACAAACAGGAGATTTATAACCAGTACAAGGAAAAACAAACGCCCGTAGATTTTAAGGAATTACAAGAGATTCTTCAGCTCCTGAAAGCTGTATGTGTTGAAAAGAGCAGGAAATTCATAATAGCTCGGATTAAACGCTTGCGACAGACGGAACCCATTTCCTCTCAACAAATACAGGCGGAGCTTCTCGAAGTACGCGAGATATTCCATTTTATTGCTCAAGAGAACCTTTCATTGGCACTAGAATTAAGACAGGCATATACATATACTATCCGCTGGTATTATACGGTTTATTTTTCTCGTTATATCCGCTCACTAACTATCCTTAAATTTGTTAATGTTACAGACCAGTTTGCACTGGGACAAGGTCTTTCCAGCTCGTCATCAAACCACTCCTATAGCACGTACTTGATGGGAGGACGTTCACTGTTAGGCACTTTTAATAATACATGGCAAAGCGATCAGACTATCCACCAATATTTCCAGGTGGGTAAAAGACTGTCAATATTGCAACTAGAAGATACTGCTGTTATGGTTTCACAGATTGCTGAAAATAACAACATGCCAAACTATCTCGAAATTGGGTTTAAAAACCTCAATTTGGCCATTTTAGATAACTGTAGTGTTGAATTCATGTTTCTCAATGATTTTTTTACACTAGACGCTAATGATAGTGGTGCAGTTCGAGGTTTAGTCGAACAAATTTTCAAGGCTACCTTTGATAATGCCCTGAAATACACAGAACAACTAATCGCAAACACTTACGATATTTTCGGGGTGCTAATATCCATAAGAATTGTACACTACTTGCAGTTTGAAGCtcaaagaagaaaattACCAGTTGTAGATGACTTTCTAAACGGCCATTTACTACTTTTATGGCCAAAATTCCAAAAACTTGTGGACTTCCATTGCGAGAAACTCCGCGCAGTACCACCAACTACAAATGTAGCGCAAGCTCAGGGCTATGAAAATGATCCACTTGTTTCACCACATGAATTGACTGTTCAGTTTTCTAAGTTCCTAAACAGCATGCTAATGCTATCAATATCGGAAAAGATTGTTATAGATGAGAAGGCAGAACCTCATTACAATTCAATTATCAGAATTAGAGACCAGTTTGAATCAGTACTAAACAAATGCAGTAAAAAATCTTCCTCGCCTGAGAagtttttatttattaatTACATGTATTTGTTAAATGCATTACAACAGGCAGGAGGCACAAACCAAAGCGATATAGAGCCTCTAATAATTAAGGACACAAGGGAGCATCTAAATACCATGGTAGAGTTATATGGCAAATCCTGA